A section of the Oryzias melastigma strain HK-1 linkage group LG2, ASM292280v2, whole genome shotgun sequence genome encodes:
- the LOC112140212 gene encoding NACHT, LRR and PYD domains-containing protein 12 isoform X5: protein MNSRRKEKAQRNQPGSGSGSSWGSKMSNASKDSPPVFKVIRSGEKQIQKRSGSGSSCVSFKSDASKDWVPDFRARHPDIRSGVKWIQTRPGSGSSCVSFKSDASKDWVPDFRARHPDIRSGVKHVLGEKKRSGPQSAERPRAGAFFSALSADVGLQEIFGEHQISLRSRSEHVSEGTEEAGRETLLNEVYTELYITEDLRPETNTQHEVMQLETTTKTNKLHDTAIKNPDIFKVFPDQHRSIRVVLTSGVAGAGKSFSVQKFTLDWAEGLENQDISAVVPLSFREMNLIRDEQHSLLTLIQLFHPTLQKIPAEQLSVCKLLFIFDGLDESRLSLDFNNSQVVSDVTQKSSVNVLLTNLIQGRLLPSALVWITSRPAAANQIPPSCVDRLTEVRGFNDAQKEEYFRRRFPDEELSSRIISHIKGSMSLYIMCEVPVFCWITAVVLENMLTTEQRGELPTTLTDMYSHFLMVQTKRKKNKYQQEHQTSPQELTETDREVLLKLGRLAFKHLEKGNIMFYQEDLQQCGLDVTEASVYSGVCTEIFRRECEIFQKPVYSFVHLSVQEFLAAVYVFHCYSNRKVEVIEDFLKNNVENPSLDEFLSRVMEKSLQSQTGHLDLLVRFLHGLSVESNQRLLGGLLGQTEKNPETIQRAINNLKEISSEGVSPDRSINIYHCLMEMKDLSVHQEIQEFLKSEKKSEKKLSEIHCSALAYTLQMSEEILDQLDLDQYNTSDEGKRRLIPAVRNCRKFRIPSPCGLSETDYEIVASALKSNPSHLTELVLSYNKIQDSSLKVLCSGLESPNCRLQTLRLENCSLSDISCVGLVSSLKKNPSNLTELDLSANRDLQDSGVVHLCGFLESPDCRLQTLRLWDCSLSKISCDALAAALKSNPSHLTELDLRLNNLQSSDVHQLQDLVESSDSKLQTLRLEDWSV, encoded by the exons ATGAACtccagaagaaaagaaaaagctcagag gaaccaacctggatctggatctggatccagctggGGGTCCAAAATGAGTAATGCATCAAAGGATTCACCTCCAGTCTTCAAAGTCATCCGTTCAGGAGAgaaaca GATCCAAaagagatctggatctggatccagttGTGTATCCTTCAAGAGTGACGCATCAAAGGATTGGGTTCCTGACTTTAGAGCCAGACATCCTGACATCCGGTCAGGAGTGAAATG GATCCAAACGagacctggatctggatccagttGTGTATCCTTCAAGAGTGACGCATCAAAGGATTGGGTTCCTGACTTCAGAGCCAGACATCCTGACATCCGGTCAGGAGTgaaaca TGTCCTtggagagaagaagaggagcgGACCCCAGTCTGCAGAAAGACCCAGAGCTG GAGCTTTCTTCTCTGCTCTTTCAGCAGATGTTGGTCTGCAGGAGATTTTTGGAGAACATCAGATCAGTCTgaggagcagaagtgaacatgtGTCTGAAGGAACTGAAGAAGCAGGAAGAGAAACGCTCCTCAACGAGGTCTACACtgagctctacatcacagaggaCCTGAGACCAGAGACTAACACCCAACATGAGGTGATGCAGCTGGAGACAACCACCAAGACCAACAAGCTCCATGACACTGCAATCAAGAACCCAGACATCTTCAAAGTCTTCCCTGACCAACACAGATCCATCAGAGTGGTTCTGACCAGCGGAGTTGCTGGAGCTGGAAAAAGCTTCTCAGtgcagaagttcactctggactgggccGAGGGCTTGGAGAACCAAGacatcagtgctgtggttcctCTTTCCTTCAGGGAGATGAACTTGATCAGAGATGAGCAGCACAGTCTTCTCACTCTGATCCAGCTTTTCCATCCAACACTCCAGAAGATCCCAGCAGaacagctgtctgtctgcaaacttctgttcatctttgatggtctggatgaaaGCAGACTTTCTCTGGACTTCAACAACAGTCAGGTGGTGTCTGATGTCACCCAGAAGTCCTCAGTCAACGTGCTGCTCACTAACCTCATCCAGGGACGTCTGCTTCCCTCAGCTCTGGTCTGGATCACTtccagacctgcagcagccaatcagatccctccttcatgtgtggacagactgacagaagtACGAGGCTTCAATGATGCtcagaaggaggagtacttcaggagGAGATTCCCAGATGAAGAGCTGTCCAGCAGAatcatctcccacatcaagGGCTCCATGTCCCTCTACATCATGTGTGAAGttccagtcttctgctggatcactgctgtGGTTCTGGAGAACATGCTGAccacagagcagagaggagagctGCCCACCACCCTGACTGACATGTACTCACACTTCCTGATGGTCcagacaaagaggaagaagaacaagTACCAGCAGGAACATCAGACAAGTCCACAAGAGCTGACAGAGACTGACAGGGAAGTTCTTCTGAAGCTGGGGAGGCTGGCATTTAAACATCTGGAGAAAGGAAACATCATGTTCTACCAAGAAGACCTGCAGCAGTGTGGTCTGGATGTCACAGAGGCCTCAGTGTACTCTGGAGTTTGTACTGAGATCTTCAGAAGAGAGTGTGAGATCTTCCAGAAACCGGTCTACAGCTTTGTTCATCTGAgcgttcaggagtttctggctgcagTCTACGTGTTCCACTGTTACTCCAACAGGAAGGTAGAGGTCATTGAGGACTTCCTGAAGAACAACGTGGAGAACCCATCCCTGGATGAGTTTCTGAGTAGAGTCATGGAGAAATCCCTGCAGAGTCAAACTGGACACCTGGACCTGCTTGTTCGCTTCCTTCATGGTCTCTCTGTGGAGTCCAACCAGAGACTCTTAGGAGGTCTGCTGGGTCAAACAGAGAAGAATCCAGAAACCATCCAGAGAGCCATCAACAACCTGAAGGAGATCAGCAGTGAAGGAGTCTCTCCTGACAGAAGCATCAACATCTATCACTGTCTGATGGAGATGAAGGATCTCTCAGTTCATCAGGAGATCCAAGAGTTCCTGAAGTCAGAGAAAAAATCAGAGAAGAAACTCTCAGAGATCCACTGCTCAGCTCTGGCCTACACTCTGCAGATGTCAGAGGAGATTCTGGATCAGCTGGACCTGGACCAGTACAACACATCAGATGAGGGTAAACGGAGACTGATCCCAGCTGTGAGGAACTGCAGAAAGTTCAG AATTCCATCACCATGTGGACTCTCAGAGactgactatgaaattgtggcctcagctctgaagtccaacccgtcccacctgacagaactggtCCTGAGCTATAATAAGATCCAGGATTCATCCCTGAAGGTTCTGTGTTCTGGACTGGAGAGTCcaaactgcagactgcagactctgag gttggagaactgcagtttgtcagataTCAGCTGTGTAGGTCTGGTCTCATCTCTGAAGAAAAACCCGTccaatctgacagaactggacctgagcgcAAACAGagacctgcaggattcaggagttgttcatctttgtggttttctggagagtccagactgcagactgcagactctgag GTTGTGggactgcagtttgtcaaagatcagctgtgatgctctggctgcagctctgaagtccaacccgtcccacctgacagaactggatcTGAGGTTGAACAACCTTCAGTCTTCAGATGTTCAtcagctccaggatctggtggagAGTTCAGactccaaactgcagactctgag gttGGAGGACTGGTCAGTCTGA